From the genome of Geoanaerobacter pelophilus:
TCAGTCGTTGCAAAAAGCACTAGTGTCGGTGCCGGGCACATTCCTATCCCCATCTTGTTGCATGCCTGATCAACAAGCCGAACCAAGGCGAGGAGCGGATTGGTCTGATTCCACTCCGGGTTATGGTGGTCTTGAACCACGTCACAGTAGATATCAGGCATATTCCATTTTTTCATCAGGATGTAGCCCTGCTCTTCATGCATGCTGTTCAGGACTTCGCTGACCAGGGCCGGTGAAACAGAAATCCCCAGTTCTCCAGATTTGCACAACTCATCGAGCACCTTGAGCAGGAACAATTTGCCGATATCGTGGAGCAGTCCTGCCAGGAAACCCTCTTGAGCAAGGGCGCCGTACCCTGTTTTGGTGGCAAGCCATTTGGTGCCGATGGCACAGCACAAGGCATGCTTCCACAGGGTTTGCATGATGGGGTTGAACTGTTCGTTGGAAGATCGGTAAAAATCCTGCTGGGTGGCAAGCATCGCAATGTTGGAGACTTCTTTTGCTCCGAGTCGTATTGCGGCATCTCGAATAGTTGTCGCCTTGCTCAGGCCTGAATAGAACACCGAGTTGGCGACTCTAAGCACCTGGCTCGCTACCCCAGGGTCGGCAACAATGAGTTGGGATATCTCTTCCAGGGTGTAATCCGGTTTAGCGAGGACTTGCTGGAGCTTGAGCGCCACGGCATGAAACACCGGGACATCAAGGGTGTTGCGGCTTAAGTGCTCGCTGATTGTTTCGACAATTGACTTTTTGCTCGTCATAACTACAAAAACCTCATATCCCCAAAATTCTCTTCAGTTCATGCAACGGTCTCGGTTTGCTGATTCTCGGCAGATCCCTCAGCACTTCGTGGATCGAGATCAGCCCCCTGGCAGCCTTTACCAGACCGTCTTCAAAGAGCGTGACCAGTCCGGAGGTTTCCATGCTGAGCCTACGGATTTCCGCAGAACTTTTATCACCCAGTATTGCCTCTTTTACCGGTTCGTTCAAAACCAGCAGCTCGAAGATGGCGGTTCGCCCCTTGAAACCGGTAAAGCGGCATTCCTTGCAGCCTTTTCCTTCTCGGAATTCAGCTCCAGCCAGC
Proteins encoded in this window:
- a CDS encoding HDOD domain-containing protein, which encodes MTSKKSIVETISEHLSRNTLDVPVFHAVALKLQQVLAKPDYTLEEISQLIVADPGVASQVLRVANSVFYSGLSKATTIRDAAIRLGAKEVSNIAMLATQQDFYRSSNEQFNPIMQTLWKHALCCAIGTKWLATKTGYGALAQEGFLAGLLHDIGKLFLLKVLDELCKSGELGISVSPALVSEVLNSMHEEQGYILMKKWNMPDIYCDVVQDHHNPEWNQTNPLLALVRLVDQACNKMGIGMCPAPTLVLFATTEAQVLGAKEIILAELEIVIEDTLQMVSQGTK